The Vicia villosa cultivar HV-30 ecotype Madison, WI linkage group LG1, Vvil1.0, whole genome shotgun sequence genome includes a region encoding these proteins:
- the LOC131600855 gene encoding transcription factor MYB36: MGRAPCCDKANVKKGPWSPEEDATLKSYIETNGTGGNWIALPQKIGLKRCGKSCRLRWLNYLRPNIKHGGFTEEEDNIICSLYISIGSRWSIIAAQLPGRTDNDIKNYWNTRLKKKLLGKRKQSANNNNSLMMNQKETDENSYSNSLSSSALERLQLHMQLQTLQNPFGFYNNNLSVWPKLHPSQEKMIQISLQNSNNNNTMMQLQSAFPSPQVECLENINIPLESINNSVHFDASENNDNKNHYGSMDASSVAPVRGEAVEKSSNEGIQQLENELDEILNNRNIISTTMENEFDCFRDMNNTNGSKDQGLIWWSNESGDTKSGSSNSWDSSTNLMQEGMFQGYELGYGL; the protein is encoded by the exons ATGGGTAGAGCTCCATGTTGTGACAAAGCTAATGTGAAGAAAGGACCTTGGTCTCCTGAAGAAGATGCTACTCTCAAATCCTACATTGAAACAAATGGAACGGGTGGAAATTGGATCGCCCTTCCTCAAAAAATCG GGCTCAAGAGATGTGGAAAGAGTTGTAGACTTAGGTGGTTAAACTACTTGAGACCTaatataaaacatggtggatttaCTGAAGAAGAAGACAACATTATTTGCAGCCTTTATATTAGCATTGGAAGCAG GTGGTCAATTATTGCTGCTCAGTTACCTGGAAGAACTGATAATGATATCAAAAACTATTGGAACACAAGATTGAAGAAGAAATTACTCGGAAAGCGCAAACAATCGGCGAATAATAACAATAGCTTGATGATGAACCAAAAGGAGACAGATGAGAATTCTTATTCAAATTCTTTGAGTAGTTCAGCTCTTGAAAGACTTCAACTTCATATGCAACTTCAAACCCTTCAAAACCCTTTTGGATTTTACAATAATAACCTTTCTGTTTGGCCAAAGTTGCATCCTTCTCAAGAAAAAATGATCCAAATTAGTCTTCAAAACTCTAATAACAACAACACTATGATGCAATTGCAAAGTGCTTTCCCTTCACCACAGGTTGAATGTTTGGAGAATATTAATATTCCTTTGGAGAGTATCAACAATTCGGTTCACTTCGACGCTTCTGAAAACAATGATAATAAGAATCATTATGGTTCAATGGATGCTTCAAGTGTTGCACCAGTTAGAGGAGAAGCTGTTGAGAAGAGTAGTAATGAAGGAATTCAGCAACTGGAAAATGAGCTAGATGAGATTCTCAACAACAGAAATATTATTAGTACTACAATGGAAAATGAGTTTGATTGCTTCAGAGATATGAACAATACTAAtggttcaaaggatcaaggttTGATATGGTGGTCAAATGAATCAGGTGATACGAAATCGGGATCGTCGAACTCGTGGGATTCGTCGACTAATCTTATGCAAGAAGGGATGTTCCAAGGTTATGAGCTAGGTTATGGTTTGTAA
- the LOC131646596 gene encoding uncharacterized protein LOC131646596, protein MADYECRTKNGAHVRFSTLKEIYEHHLVAAARTEDEGDAVFVEYYRACALRYWFMFLVGTSLFVDKSGTYVDMTYLRYIIDLSTSWIISYFHCIHGYDHDPLYNDDMPRAARYVLQRRNQKVAPYRVYLDRTAHDDINQMPFKRCMQQFGRVQMIPRSPFKVAPETVTRRELTAIFKDWVHHLVPEEYRCMRATHSWHCVDGYVTWFFKVSHPIMTPDAPGRPPGPAHEELLENQQVEDDHVTDLLSICQRIRLIG, encoded by the exons ATGGCCGATTATGAGTGCAGGACGAAGAATGGGGCGCATGTCAGGTTCTCCACCCTGAAGGAGATTTATGAGCACCACTTGGTTGCGGCAGCTAGGACCGAGGATGAGGGGGATGCGGTTTTTGTTGAGTACTACAGAGCCTGTGCATTGCGGTattggttcatgttcttggttggcacgtccctctttgtggacaaaagtggaACCTACGTGGACATGACATACCTCCGGTACATTATTGATTTGTCTACG agctggatcatctcttactttcACTGCATTCATGGCTATGATCATGATCCCTTGTACAATGACGACATGCCTAGGGCTGCACGATACGTCCTCCAAAGGAGGAATCAGAAAGTGGCGCCATATCGAGTATACCTCGACCGCACTGCTCACGATGACATCAACCAGATGCCCTTCA AGCGGTGCATGCAACAGTTTGgacgtgtgcagatgataccgagaTCACCATTTAAGGTTGCTCCCGAAACCGTTACCCGTCGAGAGCTCACTGCTATCTTTAAGGATTGGGTGCATCATTTAGTCCCAGAGGAGTATCGATGTATGCGAGCCACCCATAGCTGGCACTGTGTAGATGGGTACGTGACATGGTTTTTCAAGGTGTCACATCCTATCATGACACCCGATGCTCCTGGGCGTCCACCtgggccagcacatgaggagctcttggagaaccagcaggtcgAGGATGACCATGTCACTGATCTCTTGTCGATATGCCAACGGATACGGTTGATTGGGTAG